A section of the Paenibacillus odorifer genome encodes:
- a CDS encoding ABC transporter permease, translating into MNIVNKLTIRHLKQNKRRTLVTIIGVIISVAMVTAVATLGFSFMELMKKQSISTNGEWHVQYRNVTKAQLKAIETDDATKALVISNDRGYAPLEGGKNENKPYWYIKEYNAAGFKQFPIELLEGRLPKTNHEVVISEEIAKNAKVPYKMGETLTLDVGERVTSDDENSGQPLSQNERLRTEEDTLLEKIIHKKTMNYTIVGVIKRPTWEPTWSPGYTALSYVDESLIGAAEKTTATVVLNKVDSSIYKHAEELAKENNIESISYNNSLLRYYGVTNNDGLRNTLLSLSVIIMVVIIIGSVSLIYNAFAISVSERARHLGMLSSVGATKWQKQNSVFFEGMIIGLISIPIGIICGIAGIGITFMFINSMIQDVLGITEKLTLVVTPLSLLTACLVSILTIFISTYLPARKASKISAIDAIRQTTDVRLSGKAVKTSKFVRRLFGIEAEIGLKNLKRNKRRYQATVFSLVISIVLFLSVSAFTSNMTRSVELSQDGLNYDIQVYMGTEDAQKVDRLTKSISKLPNITEYNVTRELSVSSWIDEKNMAKELQEIVQADKSVLKNGKYPYYIQIYALNEQSLKTYAETVGTNYEQLTKLDQMTAIVNDTVTFEDEKAKKIVETKAFHSEVGQKLDLFYTDWDTKKETDLLPVKIAALTDKRPMGVHSAMVGGINIIVSEQVFDKLTNDTMSKDIQSRLNLNSTDPLATQQAIEEMKERNIYVQNVYQNRQNSEQMIMLMSIFTYGFIALITLISIANIFNTISTSISLRKREFAMLKSVGMTPNGFNKMINYESVFYGIKSLLYGLPISIVIMYLIYRSMMSSFSYGFTLPWMSILCVIAAVFIIVSAAMLYSSSKVKKENIIDALKQENI; encoded by the coding sequence GTGAATATCGTAAACAAATTAACTATAAGACATTTGAAACAGAATAAGCGAAGAACATTGGTTACTATCATTGGAGTCATTATTTCTGTAGCTATGGTAACGGCTGTCGCGACCTTAGGTTTTTCTTTTATGGAATTAATGAAGAAGCAAAGTATCTCGACAAATGGAGAATGGCATGTCCAATATAGAAATGTTACTAAAGCTCAGCTCAAAGCGATAGAAACAGATGATGCGACAAAAGCACTAGTGATCTCCAACGATCGTGGTTACGCCCCTTTAGAGGGTGGGAAGAATGAGAATAAACCTTATTGGTATATCAAGGAATATAATGCAGCTGGTTTTAAACAATTTCCGATTGAACTGCTGGAAGGTAGACTCCCGAAGACAAACCACGAAGTAGTCATTTCTGAGGAGATTGCAAAGAATGCAAAAGTCCCTTACAAGATGGGGGAAACTTTAACGCTTGATGTTGGTGAACGTGTCACTAGCGATGATGAAAATAGTGGCCAACCCCTATCTCAGAATGAACGATTACGGACTGAAGAGGACACCCTGCTTGAAAAGATTATTCATAAAAAAACAATGAACTATACGATTGTGGGAGTGATAAAGCGTCCTACTTGGGAACCAACATGGTCTCCGGGCTATACTGCCTTAAGTTATGTGGATGAAAGCTTGATTGGAGCAGCCGAAAAAACCACAGCGACGGTAGTATTAAACAAGGTGGATAGCTCCATATACAAGCATGCAGAGGAATTGGCAAAAGAAAACAATATCGAGTCGATCTCTTATAATAATAGTCTGCTCCGCTACTATGGTGTGACGAATAACGATGGCTTACGTAACACACTTCTTTCATTGTCAGTGATCATTATGGTTGTGATTATCATTGGTTCCGTTTCATTAATCTATAATGCTTTTGCGATCTCTGTCTCGGAGCGTGCACGTCATTTAGGGATGCTCTCCAGCGTAGGGGCTACAAAGTGGCAGAAGCAGAATTCAGTGTTTTTTGAAGGAATGATTATCGGTTTAATTAGTATCCCCATTGGGATCATTTGCGGAATAGCAGGCATCGGGATCACTTTTATGTTTATCAATTCAATGATTCAAGATGTATTAGGCATAACAGAAAAATTAACGTTAGTTGTTACACCTCTGTCTCTACTAACCGCTTGTTTAGTTTCAATACTGACAATTTTTATATCCACTTATCTTCCAGCCAGAAAGGCTTCAAAGATCTCGGCTATTGATGCGATCAGACAAACAACCGATGTTAGGCTCTCTGGTAAAGCTGTGAAAACATCCAAGTTCGTGCGCAGATTGTTTGGTATTGAAGCAGAAATTGGTTTGAAGAATTTAAAGAGAAATAAACGCAGGTACCAAGCAACCGTGTTCTCACTTGTCATTAGTATCGTTTTGTTTTTATCTGTATCAGCGTTCACTTCTAATATGACAAGGTCGGTAGAACTCTCACAGGATGGGTTGAACTATGATATCCAAGTATATATGGGGACTGAGGACGCTCAAAAAGTGGATCGGTTGACGAAATCGATATCCAAATTACCTAATATAACGGAATATAATGTGACTAGGGAACTTAGTGTGAGTTCATGGATTGATGAAAAAAATATGGCGAAAGAATTGCAAGAGATTGTGCAGGCGGATAAGAGTGTTCTAAAGAACGGGAAATATCCTTACTACATTCAGATTTATGCACTAAATGAACAGAGTTTGAAAACCTATGCAGAAACGGTCGGCACAAATTATGAACAACTAACGAAGCTTGATCAGATGACTGCTATTGTGAATGATACGGTTACTTTTGAGGATGAGAAAGCCAAAAAAATTGTCGAGACCAAAGCTTTTCACTCTGAAGTCGGCCAAAAGCTTGATCTTTTTTATACGGATTGGGATACAAAAAAAGAGACGGATTTATTACCCGTAAAAATTGCCGCTCTAACTGATAAACGTCCCATGGGTGTACATTCAGCAATGGTTGGTGGAATAAACATCATCGTCTCTGAACAAGTCTTCGATAAACTAACAAATGATACGATGAGTAAAGATATTCAAAGTCGGCTTAACTTGAACAGCACAGACCCATTAGCGACACAGCAAGCCATAGAGGAAATGAAAGAGCGTAATATCTATGTTCAAAATGTGTATCAAAATAGACAAAATAGTGAGCAGATGATCATGTTAATGTCTATTTTCACCTATGGTTTTATTGCTTTGATTACTTTAATATCAATTGCGAATATTTTTAATACGATATCAACCAGCATATCCCTTCGTAAAAGAGAGTTCGCAATGCTGAAGTCTGTGGGGATGACACCAAATGGTTTTAATAAAATGATTAATTACGAAAGTGTTTTTTATGGAATAAAGTCACTACTATACGGGCTTCCGATTAGTATCGTTATTATGTACTTGATCTATAGATCAATGATGAGCAGCTTCTCTTATGGATTCACACTTCCGTGGATGAGTATCTTGTGTGTCATAGCGGCTGTATTTATCATCGTTAGCGCAGCCATGTTATATTCAAGCTCAAAAGTGAAAAAAGAGAACATTATTGATGCATTAAAACAGGAAAATATATAA
- the ilvB gene encoding biosynthetic-type acetolactate synthase large subunit, with the protein MSGAELLVDLLLRKGISTIFGYPGGAVLPVYDALFDCEGLEHILVRHEQAAVHAADGYARATGSVGVTLVTSGPGATNAITGIATAFMDSIPLIVLTGQVPTDMIGLDSFQEVDIYGMTMSITKHNYIVMNKSDLPRIIDEAFYLATTGRPGPVLIDLPKNVMMDTTPIIYEIPEQQSFVSIRGYSVANQSNGNDLDTMAEKLRNAARPLLLIGGGCVAGETPSLLLNLAERLDLPVASTLMGIGAFPSDHPLHLGMVGMHGTVAANRAIQAADVLVCLGVRFSDRVTGKRRAFSPHSYKIQVDIDEAEFDKNIEMDLALCDSITNVLQEMLNRLSDRKIPEWHDQINKWSRCPIQPFRDHHESRLTPQDVIRYVDHATVSDAIISTDVGQHQIWTAHHYNFKKPRTFLTSGGLGTMGYGFPAAIGAAVAFPERQVVCISGDGSFQMNMQEIMTAVDLQLNVKVVILKNGYLGMVRQWQELFLNKRYSAVQISSPDFAALAKSFGAQGYQASTKEEAKAIIQHAMNTEGPAIMEFDVIEETNVYPIVPPGASNDESIEG; encoded by the coding sequence ATGTCGGGAGCAGAATTGTTAGTAGACTTGTTATTGAGGAAAGGTATTTCAACGATTTTTGGTTACCCCGGTGGGGCTGTACTGCCTGTATATGATGCATTGTTCGATTGTGAAGGATTAGAGCATATTTTAGTACGGCATGAACAGGCTGCAGTACATGCCGCAGATGGTTACGCGAGAGCGACAGGAAGTGTAGGCGTTACACTCGTAACTAGTGGTCCTGGAGCCACCAATGCTATAACTGGGATAGCGACAGCTTTTATGGACTCCATTCCACTGATTGTACTAACTGGTCAGGTCCCCACGGATATGATTGGATTAGACAGCTTTCAGGAGGTTGATATTTATGGCATGACCATGTCCATCACGAAGCATAATTACATAGTAATGAATAAGAGTGATCTCCCACGCATCATTGATGAAGCTTTTTATTTGGCAACTACAGGACGTCCTGGCCCAGTTCTTATTGATCTGCCTAAAAATGTTATGATGGACACAACTCCAATAATATACGAAATTCCCGAACAACAATCATTTGTTTCTATTCGTGGATATTCAGTTGCTAATCAGTCTAATGGGAATGACTTGGATACGATGGCGGAGAAACTTCGGAATGCTGCCAGACCCTTACTATTGATCGGCGGGGGATGTGTAGCAGGTGAAACCCCTTCCTTATTGCTTAATTTGGCAGAACGCCTCGATCTTCCAGTTGCTTCTACTCTGATGGGTATAGGGGCGTTTCCATCTGATCATCCATTGCACTTAGGAATGGTAGGTATGCATGGAACGGTGGCCGCGAACCGCGCTATACAAGCAGCTGATGTTCTAGTTTGTCTCGGCGTCAGATTTAGTGATCGTGTAACAGGAAAACGCAGAGCGTTCTCTCCTCATTCGTATAAAATCCAAGTGGACATAGATGAAGCTGAATTTGATAAAAATATAGAGATGGATCTAGCTCTTTGTGATTCTATAACAAACGTATTACAGGAAATGCTTAATCGCTTATCAGATAGAAAGATTCCTGAATGGCATGACCAGATCAATAAATGGAGCAGATGTCCAATTCAACCATTTAGAGATCATCATGAATCGAGATTGACACCTCAAGACGTTATTCGGTACGTTGATCATGCAACTGTCTCCGATGCTATTATTTCCACGGATGTAGGACAACATCAAATCTGGACAGCACATCACTATAATTTTAAAAAGCCGCGTACCTTTCTAACCTCTGGAGGATTGGGTACTATGGGTTACGGGTTTCCTGCAGCTATTGGAGCAGCAGTTGCTTTTCCGGAACGGCAGGTTGTATGTATAAGTGGGGATGGAAGCTTTCAAATGAATATGCAGGAAATCATGACAGCTGTAGATTTGCAGCTCAATGTAAAAGTAGTTATTTTGAAAAATGGTTATTTAGGAATGGTGCGTCAGTGGCAGGAACTATTCTTGAACAAAAGATACTCAGCCGTACAGATTAGTTCACCTGACTTTGCCGCACTCGCTAAATCCTTTGGTGCACAAGGTTATCAAGCCAGCACTAAAGAAGAGGCTAAAGCCATAATCCAACATGCTATGAATACCGAAGGTCCTGCTATTATGGAATTTGATGTCATCGAAGAAACAAATGTCTATCCAATTGTCCCGCCTGGGGCAAGCAACGATGAATCGATTGAAGGGTAG
- a CDS encoding DMT family transporter yields MRGIIFAFLAGACITLQGVSNARISQDIGTWQAATITQLTGFIMSLLILLFVRDGKSQGFKQVKPLYLIGGAFAAVIIFSEVTAIQQIGVTFTISTLLIAQLCLTFIIDIKGWFGMEKRKMRLPQFIGIALMIAGVVILKF; encoded by the coding sequence ATGAGAGGAATTATATTTGCGTTTTTAGCGGGGGCTTGTATCACTCTGCAAGGAGTATCTAATGCTCGAATTAGTCAAGATATTGGGACTTGGCAAGCTGCGACAATTACACAGCTAACTGGGTTTATAATGTCCTTATTAATCCTGCTGTTCGTCCGAGATGGCAAATCACAGGGCTTTAAACAGGTAAAACCTTTATATTTGATTGGCGGCGCCTTTGCCGCAGTCATTATTTTCAGTGAGGTAACAGCTATTCAGCAGATTGGTGTAACGTTTACGATATCCACATTGCTGATTGCTCAGCTATGCTTGACCTTCATCATCGATATTAAAGGCTGGTTCGGGATGGAAAAACGAAAGATGAGACTGCCACAATTTATCGGTATCGCGTTAATGATTGCTGGCGTCGTGATCCTGAAATTCTAA
- a CDS encoding response regulator transcription factor, which produces MKILLVEDDRTIASGLEYSLQQDHFETILCYDATSARRVLAEQISEVTLCIFDLSLPDGSGYDLCKIVKERSDIPVIFLTAIDDEVNVVMGLDMGADDYITKPFRIRELLSRIKSVLRRYNKQVQTPSNFELENVRINTLEGKVYKNGNEVLLTALEYRLLLIFANHVGQVLSRNQLLERIWDVAGEFVNDNTLSVYIKRLREKLEDNPQEPTLIKTVRGLGYKVGD; this is translated from the coding sequence ATGAAAATATTGCTCGTAGAGGACGATAGAACCATTGCGTCAGGACTTGAATATTCCTTGCAGCAGGATCATTTTGAAACTATTTTATGTTATGATGCAACCTCTGCTAGGAGGGTGTTGGCGGAGCAGATATCTGAAGTAACACTTTGCATTTTTGATCTCTCTCTACCGGATGGCAGCGGATATGATCTGTGTAAGATCGTGAAGGAGCGGAGCGATATTCCGGTCATCTTTTTAACTGCGATTGATGATGAGGTCAATGTAGTGATGGGACTTGATATGGGAGCAGACGATTACATAACTAAGCCATTTCGGATTCGTGAGCTGTTATCACGCATTAAATCGGTGTTAAGGAGATATAACAAGCAGGTTCAGACCCCGTCTAATTTTGAACTAGAGAATGTACGGATTAATACGCTAGAAGGAAAAGTTTATAAGAACGGCAATGAAGTTCTGCTAACAGCATTAGAATATCGTCTGCTTCTGATATTTGCTAATCATGTGGGACAAGTCCTTTCCAGAAATCAATTGTTAGAGCGGATTTGGGATGTCGCCGGAGAATTTGTAAATGATAATACATTGTCTGTGTATATTAAACGCTTACGGGAAAAGTTAGAGGATAACCCGCAAGAGCCCACCTTAATCAAAACAGTACGAGGTTTAGGGTATAAGGTTGGTGATTAG
- a CDS encoding SDR family NAD(P)-dependent oxidoreductase — protein MSESYVKTAVITGAAGGIGKELARRLSDRKLNLVLVDLNEEAIKNVIQDLGLNESNSLAVAADVSNEEDVQNYVNKAVEKFGAIDYFANNAGIEGPAGQIEELNVKALDLVYNVNVRGVFLGLHYVIPVMKKQNSGAILNTSSLAGLMGAPGMAPYIMSKHAVIGLTRVAANELAPLGIRVNAVLPGTINTQMMRKIENNFGSAEEYKAANEAATPMGRYGEPQEVAAVMNFLLSDEASFVTGSLYTVDGGMIGQ, from the coding sequence ATGAGTGAATCATATGTAAAAACTGCTGTAATTACTGGAGCTGCAGGAGGAATCGGTAAGGAGCTTGCCCGTCGATTGTCTGATCGTAAACTGAATCTTGTACTTGTCGATCTGAATGAAGAAGCGATAAAAAATGTTATCCAAGATTTAGGCTTAAATGAATCTAACTCTTTAGCTGTAGCTGCGGATGTCTCTAATGAAGAAGACGTTCAGAATTATGTTAATAAAGCGGTAGAAAAATTTGGTGCCATTGATTATTTTGCAAACAATGCCGGAATTGAAGGTCCAGCAGGTCAAATCGAAGAGCTTAACGTCAAAGCACTTGATCTTGTATACAACGTCAATGTACGTGGTGTATTTCTTGGACTACACTATGTAATTCCTGTGATGAAAAAACAAAACTCAGGTGCTATTCTGAACACTTCTTCTCTGGCAGGACTCATGGGCGCACCAGGCATGGCCCCTTACATTATGTCTAAGCATGCTGTAATTGGTCTGACTCGCGTAGCTGCAAATGAGCTTGCACCACTTGGCATTCGTGTTAATGCGGTACTGCCAGGAACGATCAATACACAAATGATGCGTAAAATTGAGAATAATTTCGGAAGTGCAGAAGAATACAAGGCAGCTAACGAAGCTGCAACACCAATGGGTCGCTACGGTGAACCGCAAGAAGTTGCCGCTGTGATGAACTTCCTTCTGTCGGATGAGGCTTCATTCGTAACGGGTTCTCTATATACAGTCGACGGTGGTATGATAGGTCAATAA
- a CDS encoding TetR/AcrR family transcriptional regulator: MIQEEHEDRRTRRTRQALKSAFVELILENSYDSVTILDVTNRADYNRGTFYKHFESKEALLKEIHDEFLQGIGEALIDPYEGLDRIEATEVFPSILQLFEYIEGHKAEFLALSAVERGKMTVELFDRLRESMREDMRIEIEADAAPVDYEIMLSYQMSATVGVIMHWAEVNFKYSASYMAEQLITLVNSKIDHIAFMKKSNG; encoded by the coding sequence TTGATACAGGAAGAGCATGAAGACAGAAGAACCAGAAGAACACGCCAAGCTCTGAAATCTGCATTCGTTGAACTAATATTGGAAAATAGTTATGATTCAGTTACGATATTGGACGTGACTAATCGAGCGGATTACAATCGAGGGACTTTTTATAAGCATTTTGAGAGTAAAGAGGCTTTGCTTAAGGAAATACATGATGAATTTCTACAGGGCATAGGTGAAGCGCTAATAGACCCTTATGAGGGATTGGATCGTATTGAGGCAACAGAGGTTTTCCCTTCCATTTTGCAATTGTTCGAATATATTGAGGGGCATAAAGCTGAGTTTTTGGCCTTATCCGCTGTGGAACGTGGGAAAATGACTGTTGAACTGTTCGACCGTTTACGGGAATCCATGCGTGAGGATATGCGGATTGAGATAGAAGCTGATGCTGCTCCCGTGGATTATGAAATTATGTTGAGTTACCAAATGTCTGCTACAGTAGGTGTCATTATGCACTGGGCTGAAGTCAATTTCAAATATTCGGCGAGCTATATGGCAGAACAGTTAATTACACTGGTTAACAGCAAAATAGACCATATAGCGTTTATGAAAAAATCAAATGGATAA
- a CDS encoding DMT family transporter — MIIGLILALIAGSLVSLQNIFNTKVNEKVGSWATTTLVLGMGFLASFIMSLIFEGNRIFTLRNMEPWYWISGLIGVGVVICLVQGTKRLGPTYAISIVLISQLGFALLWDSLGWLGLEKVPFTWKQLVGVLVIVGGILVFKLGGARETQKSA; from the coding sequence ATGATTATAGGTTTGATATTAGCGCTTATCGCGGGCTCACTAGTGAGCCTGCAAAATATATTTAATACGAAGGTTAATGAGAAGGTTGGATCTTGGGCTACAACGACATTAGTGTTAGGCATGGGATTTCTGGCTTCTTTTATCATGAGTCTTATCTTTGAAGGCAACCGTATATTTACTTTGCGAAACATGGAGCCCTGGTATTGGATCAGCGGGTTGATCGGAGTGGGAGTTGTAATCTGTCTCGTGCAAGGGACCAAGCGGCTTGGACCAACCTATGCGATCTCTATCGTGTTAATCTCTCAGCTTGGATTCGCTTTATTGTGGGATTCCCTCGGCTGGTTAGGGCTTGAGAAGGTTCCTTTCACTTGGAAGCAGTTGGTCGGAGTACTTGTGATTGTTGGCGGTATTCTAGTGTTTAAGCTAGGCGGTGCCCGGGAGACTCAAAAGTCGGCTTAA
- a CDS encoding sensor histidine kinase — translation MLRNKEFRWLLLTMSTISLLAIIVTAFISSGAMGITAVTSVLLIGCCLLFTRWRYREIEKLSGYLRQISSGNYSLDVRDNQEGELSILKNDIYKVTLMLSEQRLLLQEDKIKLTNAISDISHQLKTPLTSMTVMADLLSDPELNVEKRMEFTRKISLQLDRIGWLVSSLLKFSKIDAGTIQFKKDSIKVKRLVQKSMEPILIPMDIKEQRIQIEGEDATSFIGDYNWTTEAMINILKNCVEHTPAGGVITISFAENTLFTEIVITDNGKGIPKAEIPYIFKRFYKGTNANEDSIGIGLALAQSIITEQNGTIDVMSEVGKGTQFQIKFYKQVI, via the coding sequence ATGTTACGTAACAAAGAATTTAGATGGTTATTACTAACGATGTCTACGATCAGCCTTCTGGCGATTATAGTAACGGCATTTATTTCATCAGGGGCGATGGGGATCACGGCGGTAACTTCAGTTCTGCTTATAGGTTGTTGTTTATTATTTACCCGCTGGAGATACCGCGAAATTGAGAAGCTTTCAGGGTATCTACGTCAAATTAGCAGCGGTAATTATTCGCTCGATGTTCGTGATAATCAGGAAGGCGAGCTTAGTATTCTGAAAAATGATATTTATAAGGTGACGTTGATGTTATCGGAGCAGCGTTTGCTGTTGCAAGAGGATAAAATAAAGCTTACCAATGCGATCTCCGACATCTCCCATCAGCTCAAAACACCACTTACCTCCATGACCGTGATGGCAGATTTATTAAGCGACCCTGAACTGAACGTTGAGAAAAGAATGGAATTTACGCGGAAAATCAGTCTTCAGCTCGATCGGATTGGCTGGCTGGTTTCTTCATTATTAAAGTTCTCAAAGATCGATGCCGGAACCATTCAATTTAAAAAAGATTCAATAAAAGTAAAGAGGCTTGTTCAGAAATCTATGGAGCCCATACTGATTCCAATGGATATTAAGGAGCAACGGATCCAAATCGAAGGAGAAGACGCTACCTCATTCATAGGCGATTACAATTGGACAACTGAGGCGATGATTAATATTCTGAAAAACTGTGTAGAGCATACACCTGCTGGGGGAGTGATCACGATTTCTTTTGCAGAAAACACGCTGTTCACGGAAATTGTCATTACTGATAATGGCAAAGGAATTCCTAAGGCAGAGATCCCCTATATTTTCAAACGATTCTACAAGGGGACAAATGCAAACGAAGACAGCATTGGAATTGGACTTGCCTTGGCGCAAAGTATTATCACTGAACAAAACGGAACGATTGATGTGATGAGTGAAGTAGGGAAGGGTACACAATTTCAGATCAAATTTTACAAGCAAGTGATTTAA
- a CDS encoding ABC transporter ATP-binding protein gives MDILKIEHLSKTYGKGETAVKALDDVSFSIKKGEFVAIIGPSGSGKSTILHLLGGVDRPTSGKVFVDNTDIYDLNETQLAIFRRRQIGLIYQFYNLIPVLTVEENITLPLLLDQHKVDKKQFADTVKALNLDNRLKHLPNQLSGGQQQRVSIGRALISNPAIMLADEPTGNLDSKNSSEIIELLKMFNKTYNQTLIVITHDERIALQADRVITIEDGRIAKDEVIRP, from the coding sequence ATGGATATTTTAAAGATTGAACATCTGTCTAAAACATATGGTAAAGGCGAGACTGCAGTAAAGGCTCTGGATGACGTATCGTTTTCAATTAAAAAAGGTGAATTCGTAGCGATTATCGGACCATCCGGCTCAGGAAAATCAACCATTCTGCATTTATTAGGTGGAGTGGATAGACCGACAAGCGGCAAAGTATTTGTAGATAACACGGATATTTACGATTTGAATGAAACACAGCTGGCGATCTTTAGACGCAGACAAATTGGTCTGATTTATCAGTTCTATAATCTCATACCGGTGTTGACGGTCGAAGAGAATATCACACTACCGTTACTGCTCGATCAGCATAAGGTGGATAAGAAACAGTTTGCGGATACCGTGAAGGCGTTGAATCTGGACAATCGTTTAAAGCATCTGCCGAATCAGCTATCAGGCGGACAGCAGCAGCGGGTATCCATAGGCAGAGCGTTAATTAGTAATCCTGCAATTATGCTGGCAGATGAGCCAACTGGTAATCTAGATAGCAAGAATAGTAGTGAAATTATTGAATTATTAAAAATGTTTAATAAAACGTATAATCAAACACTTATTGTTATTACTCACGATGAACGTATTGCCTTGCAAGCAGATCGGGTCATTACTATTGAAGATGGAAGGATCGCTAAAGATGAGGTGATTCGTCCGTGA
- a CDS encoding GNAT family N-acetyltransferase — protein sequence MLELSQQDFIEVKPLLTGALIHPEILSIIEGNNPGWIFVDQLVTPKSALVWSKGMQGFYIIGDHTNEIFIKSLDSYVSSHIAPRMKKLGLEYFEVSGQHDEWNLALMFPSRKLYPFEQMVFKLFHKPAESLNNGIRTINLKIQDWENLDLKHMEFVHENIDLFWSSKKGFKATGYGYAAIEGAEIIGVCYSSFVTVDTHAIGIETLSKYQNRGVGTHLAALVAEDILANGFTPYWDCSLDNEASQKLALRLGFQQIHQYKCSAFSI from the coding sequence ATGCTTGAATTATCTCAACAGGATTTTATTGAAGTGAAACCGTTACTTACAGGTGCTCTTATTCATCCTGAAATTCTCTCCATCATCGAGGGAAATAATCCGGGCTGGATTTTTGTAGATCAACTTGTAACACCGAAAAGCGCGTTGGTATGGAGTAAGGGGATGCAAGGATTTTATATTATAGGCGATCACACCAATGAGATATTTATCAAAAGCTTAGATAGTTATGTATCCAGTCATATTGCACCGAGGATGAAAAAGCTTGGGCTGGAGTATTTTGAAGTCTCAGGTCAACACGATGAATGGAATCTGGCATTGATGTTTCCTTCTAGGAAGCTATATCCTTTTGAACAAATGGTGTTCAAGTTATTCCACAAGCCCGCTGAGTCCCTTAATAATGGGATTAGAACTATAAATCTTAAAATACAGGATTGGGAGAACTTAGATTTAAAGCACATGGAATTTGTACATGAGAATATTGATTTATTCTGGTCATCGAAAAAAGGCTTTAAGGCAACAGGCTATGGATATGCTGCTATTGAGGGAGCTGAGATCATTGGTGTATGTTATTCTAGTTTCGTTACTGTGGATACTCATGCTATCGGAATTGAAACCCTCTCCAAGTATCAGAATAGAGGAGTGGGGACCCATTTAGCGGCTTTAGTAGCGGAAGATATACTTGCAAATGGTTTTACACCTTATTGGGACTGTTCATTAGATAATGAAGCTTCCCAAAAGCTAGCTCTTCGTTTAGGATTTCAGCAAATTCATCAATATAAGTGTAGCGCTTTTTCAATATGA
- a CDS encoding iron-sulfur cluster biosynthesis family protein — protein MHIELNALTVDKLKENLGERPGDFKLFFDTEGCGCNGVIVIQIISEPYATDIEVQKEPFTFFVDRQQESLFDEQMRLEADANYPTFKLSSDASLLGNNIRVKDIR, from the coding sequence ATGCACATAGAACTAAACGCACTAACAGTAGATAAGTTAAAAGAGAACCTTGGGGAACGGCCAGGTGATTTTAAATTGTTCTTCGATACAGAGGGTTGTGGTTGTAATGGCGTGATCGTAATTCAGATCATTAGTGAACCCTATGCTACAGATATTGAAGTTCAGAAAGAGCCTTTTACATTTTTTGTTGATCGTCAACAGGAATCTTTATTTGATGAACAGATGCGACTTGAAGCAGATGCAAATTACCCTACATTTAAATTAAGTAGTGATGCCAGTCTGTTAGGAAATAATATTCGAGTAAAAGATATTCGCTGA
- a CDS encoding NUDIX hydrolase, with the protein MTTIIDKIAWIHFQNGQVLCARSTGKDTYYLPGGKREAGETDEETLVREIEEEISVRIKPETISYFGTFEAEAHGKAEGVIVKMTCYIADFEGSLSPASEIDELSWLSYKDRNRVSVVTQIIFDQLHEHKLLS; encoded by the coding sequence ATGACTACTATCATTGATAAAATTGCATGGATTCATTTTCAGAATGGACAAGTTTTGTGTGCGCGTTCCACAGGGAAAGATACCTATTATTTGCCTGGAGGAAAAAGAGAAGCTGGAGAAACAGACGAGGAGACGCTCGTGCGGGAAATCGAGGAAGAGATCTCTGTTCGTATTAAACCAGAAACCATCTCCTATTTTGGAACCTTTGAAGCGGAAGCTCACGGTAAAGCTGAAGGCGTCATAGTTAAAATGACATGTTATATCGCGGATTTTGAAGGTTCACTTAGTCCTGCGTCGGAAATTGATGAGTTATCCTGGTTATCTTATAAGGATCGAAATCGAGTTTCTGTCGTTACACAGATCATTTTTGATCAATTGCATGAGCATAAATTACTTTCCTAA